One Rhizoctonia solani chromosome 3, complete sequence genomic region harbors:
- a CDS encoding Hybrid signal transduction histidine kinase produces the protein MCVCAAAFMFYLGSSVVASIVEDFPYTTIVLKIVRSAPVGLIMKKLSKLLALILKWASLISLCVIGLSPLPFIAVVLLPLALIDTVCGRPFWDDDSYWRRAFDSIWDNYTSTFVVSTMSYFINKIDDLEPSWLSDLIARLISHFADTVFGHFTSDQVTSHCLHWLIKYCETPSSTTVALQAISGAASNIPPGPLKDCEASFKILQRLVSGGSGPTAVYDASLYARALSALTTLSQSKFKEPSTSTEDLAVMIWNLKLQHEHNLTVMIGDGEFVATKKNLEALQTGNSASSYAIRLLQGSDPGAKKAMKAIMTLLSINAHSSYQQLHPAAVRSLANGAALLEACSDAPLLSISDVQHFIIAYQTYIRKSRYSTLHDVTNLGVALTPLVDALRHRYLIKNTGISNASVSDSASVYLLQALRRSADKDEQDVSGLVQLYWIWCTEVATNPAQCGLDPSSSELTRLKAWCSRYLSHRIPQRYGQSDLSDPTPGGASSL, from the exons ATGTGCGTATGCGCGGCGGCGTTCATGTTCTACCTGGGATCCAGCGTGGTAGCAAGCATTGTAGAGGACTTTCCATATACGACTATCGTTTTGAAGATTGTTCGATCTGCGCCTGTGGGTCTTATCATGAAGAAGCTTTCGAAGCTCCTAGCGCTCATATTGAAATGGGCATCATTGATCTCATTGTGTGTCATCGGGTTATCTCCACTGCCGTTTATTGCTGTAGTGCTTTTACCCCTGGCCCTGATAGATACTGTTTGCGGGCGCCCGTTTTGGGATGACGATAGCTACTGGAGGCGTGCCTTCGACAGCATCTGGGATAATTATACGAGCACCTTTGTGGTCTCAACAATgtcttattttattaataaGATTGATGATCTGGAGCCCAGTTGGCTTTCCGATTTGATTGCTCGTTTGATCAGCCACTTCGCAGACACTGTTTTTGGCCATTTTACTTCTGATCAAGTCACCAGCCATTGCTTGCACTGGCTCATAAAGTACTGCGAGACTCCCAGCTCCACTACTGTTGCTCTCCAAGCTATTTCAGGAGCCGCCAGCAACATCCCGCCTGGTCCACTCAAGGATTGCGAGGCATCCTTCAAGATACTTCAGCGCCTTGTCTCCGGTGGCTCCGGTCCCACAGCTGTTTACGATGCCTCACTATATGCCCGTGCTCTGTCAGCACTGACTACACTGTCTCAATCCAAGTTCAAAGAACCGAGTACGAGCACAGAAGATCTCGCAGTCATGATCTGGAACCTGAAGCTGCAGCACGAACA CAATCTTACTGTCATGATTGGTGATGGAGAGTTTGTAGCAACAAAGAAGAACCTCGAAGCACTTCAGACTGGCAACTCCGCTTCGTCGTATGCCATACGTCTGTTACAAGGTAGCGATCCGGGGGCAAAGAAGGCTATGAAAGCGATCATGACCCTGCTGAGTATCAACGCTCACTCCAGCTACCAGCAGCTTCATCCAGCAGCGGTCCGGTCACTAGCCAATGGGGCGGCCTTGCTGGAGGCCTGTTCGGATGCACCGCTACTCTCAATATCGGATGTTCAACACTTTATCATAGCCTACCAAACATACATCAGAAAAAGTAGATACAGTACACTTCACGATGTTACAAATCTAGGGGTAGCACTGACGCCATTGGTCGACGCATTGCGCCATCGGTACCTGATCAAAAATACAGGCATCTCCAACGCCAGTGTTTCTGATAGCGCTAGTGTCTACCTCCTTCAAGCCCTACGTCGCTCTGCAGATAAAGATGAACAAGACGTCAGTGGCCTGGTTCAACTGTACTGGATATGGTGCACCGAAGTCGCAACAAACCCAGCCCAGTGCGGACTAGACCCCAGCTCCTCCGAGCTTACACGCCTCAAAGCCTGGTGCAGCCGCTATCTCAGTCACCGTATACCCCAAAGGTACGGACAATCCGACCTCAGCGATCCGACCCCCGGGGGTGCGAGCTCCCTATAA
- a CDS encoding Golgi apparatus membrane protein TVP38, producing MTAQAHSQHPPPRAPSPSPSEKEDLERGIVNWKKVFRWQTWLKKKYIPWYIGLVIITALTVLMTLYHKEIVHWLRPAADWMHEFSVGWLIPIVVLFIISFPPLFGHEIVAVLCGLVWGLWIGFAIVCAGTLLGEIGNFYAFRYCLRGRAIKMERKNPSYACLARVVRDGGFLVAFVVRLSAIPGHFTTAVFSTCGMGIWIFTLAAFLSLPKQFITVYLGVILEQSADGTQSTQDTIISNAVLIVTFLITVVAAWWIWREMGRVRLEVLRERREERKAKLAEAGVVELELNKLDRQSDESSTAMSHAELHAAPSMVQLVGDRPFNPRSSDDALAAPPGSSRSAQKWDKNGRAILADDTGVYTQYDPYGAPANEPSHPRFPVQSPQKSRHRQESTDGTYYTAREGRTAITGICELVNMKESDSDKLAAQITLSMLQSIIDLTLLPGGLVELGYPDLVGGCIKLMGMAKLSGKCMPFRYEYGYLCFRILVIALDVCLLQRAGRFDGILARIQVESEAEVLLILSKEVSELVQDTYTDEHGIKHFDWMLGLVSGSTFGPPQQVFMDSHGPVDLVSCLHQDRKTFLKVLNATYFPGLSAVFCLLWRYMNSPIHDKRCLEEDLASSFREMFFRYGLVAPGVEQAALVAIYSHDVSWWKPEDSRQKFVIYNQRLASTDTHWLFISNASIIPILLRYLSAKTPSGVEDLLPELFGLTIQRLWDTCVDERFPSDLSVTITCYTFTYLKNIVTHLKDKSYSNQSVVVALVQSLAENDMINLIMKVAFSLPILRDDEELLKSQYKWTIPSERDLSFQLSGKDFS from the exons ATGACTGCGCAAGCTCACTCACAGCATCCGCCCCCTCGTGCTCCTTCGCCATCCCCTTCAGAGAAAGAAGACCTCGAGCGGGGGATCGTAAACTGGAAGAAAGTGTTTAGATGGCAGACATGGCTGAAGAAGAAGTATATTC CGTGGTATATCGGACTCGTTATCATCACTGCATTGACGGTCCTGATGACCCTATATCATAAAGAAATCGTGCACTGGCTACGACCTGCAGCAGACTGGATGCACGAGTTCTCGGTTGGATGGCTTATTCCCATCGTTGTGTTATTCATCATTTCGTTCCCTCCA CTATTCGGCCATGAGATCGTTGCTGTACTGTGTGGTCTTGTATGGGGACTATGGATTGGATTCGCTATTGTGTGCG CCGGGACTCTTCTTGGGGAAATTGGCAATTTCTACGCGTTTAGGTACTGTTTGCGGGGTCGTGCGATCAAAATGGAACGCAAAAATCCATCCTATGCTTGCCTTGCCCGTGTTGTGCGGGATGGAGGGTTTTTAGTTGCGTTTGTTGTTCGACTGAGCGCTATTCCTGGACATT TTACTACTGCAGTGTTCTCGACCTGCGGAATGGGAATATGGATATTTACGCTTGCAGCCTTCCTCTCTCTTCCCAAACAATTTATCACGGTATACCTCGGCGTTATACTCGAACAGTCGGCGGATGGGACTCAGTCAACTCAGGACACGATTATCTCCAACGCTGTGCTTATTGTCACCTTCCTCATCACCGTTGTGGCAGCATGGTGGATCTGGAGAGAGATGGGTCGAGTGAGGCTGGAGGTGTTGCGAGAACGTAGAGAAGAGAGAAAAGCCAAGCTCGCCGAGGCTGGAGTGGTTGAGCTTGAGCTGAATAAACTCGACCGACAATCGGACGAGTCGTCTACTGCAATGTCCCATGCTGAATTGCATGCTGCGCCATCGATGGTTCAGCTCGTGGGAGATCGTCCGTTTAACCCTCGCTCGTCTGATGATGCGCTCGCTGCTCCGCCCGGCTCTTCTCGGAGCGCGCAAAAATGGGACAAGAATGGACGAGCCATATTAGCAGATGACACGGGCGTATATACTCAATACGACCCGTATGGTGCTCCGGCAAACGAGCCTTCTCACCCTCGGTTCCCGGTGCAGTCTCCACAGAAATCCCGGCACCGTCAAGAATCGACAGACGGAACGTATTATACAGCCCGCGAAGGCCG GACGGCGATTACCGGGATATGCGAACTGGTTAACATGAAGGAGTCGGATAGTGATAAGCTTGCAGCACAAATCACCCTGTCGATGCTCCAGTCTATCATCGATCTGACGTTGTTGCCTGGAGGCTTGGTCGAGTTGGGATATCCGGACCTCGTTGGTGGGTGTATCAAATTAATGGGTATGGCCAAGCTCTCAGGCAAATGTATG CCTTTTAGATACGAGTATGGATATCTATGCTTTCGTATACTGGTAATCGCATTGGATGTCTGTTTGCTTCAGCGAGCAGGCCGCTTtgacggcatcttggcgcgaaTACAAGTCGAGTCAGAGGCCGAGGTGCTGTTGATTCTATCCAAGGAGGTCTCAGAATTGGTTCAAGATACATACACCGACGAACACGGAATAAAACATTTCGATTGGATGCTCGGTCTTGTCTCGGGTTCTACTTTTGGTCCTCCTCAGCAAGTGTTCATGGATAGCCATGGACCGGTAGACCTCGTGTCATGTCTGCATCAAGACCGGAAGACCTTTTTAAAGGTACTCAACGCGACATATTTCCCGGGGTTGTCCGCCGTCTTTTGTTTATTGTGGAGATATATGAACAGTCCCATTCACGATAAAAG ATGCCTAGAAGAAGATCTTGCATCTTCATTTCGCGAGATGTTTTTCAGATATGGTCTCGTTGCTCCGGGAGTTGAACAGGCCGCGCTTGTAGCAATATACAGTCACGATGTCAGCTGGTGGAAACCG GAAGACTCGAGACAGAAGTTCGTTATATATAACCAACGTCTGGCGTCGACCGATACCCATTGGTTATTCATATCCAACGCCTCTATTATACCGATTTTACTCCGATACTTGTCAGCTAAAACCCCTAGTGGAGTGGAGGATCTACTCCCTGAACTATTTGGGTTGACAATTCAACGCCTGTGGGATACCTGCGTTGATGAACGTTTCCCAAGCGATCTAAGTGTGACAATCACTTGCTATACCTTTACGTACTTAAA GAATATAGTGACTCATTTGAAAGACAAATCGTATTCTAATCAATCGGTCGTAGTGGCCCTTGTGCAATCCTTGGCCGAGAATGACATGATCAACCTAATAATGAAAGTTGCATTTTCGCTGCCGATTCTACGAGATGATGAGGAGTTATTAAAGAGTCA GTATAAATGGACGATTCCTAGCGAGCGTGATTTATCTTTTCAGCTTTCTGGAAAAGATTTCTCCTAA
- a CDS encoding DNA-directed RNA polymerase subunit beta', whose translation MDDPWSERDECGAELTKDARVWKVYVKEADKSDTELVDGWNKSLDVILVFAALFSAVSTAFLIESSKMLKQDPNDVSAAALVVISQALVAFTSNSSVDLVSLGMPGQSSSSPFVPAHNAVLINTLWYLLLATSIATSFLAMLAKDWCRSFETGRSGHPWEQAQRRQRKWMMIEQCKMHELILVLPSLIHVSLSFFTFIELVFS comes from the exons ATGGACGATCCATGGTCCGAACGAGACGAGTGCGGCGCCGAACTGACAAAAGACGCAAGGGTCTGGAAGGTATACGTCAAAGAAGCTGACAAGTCCGACACAGAGCTCGTGGACGGCTGGAACAA GTCGCTGGACGTCATACTAG TATTC GCTGCGCTTTTCTCTGCTGTATCAACTGC CTTTTTGATCGAAAGCTCAAAAATGCTCAAGCAGGATCCCAACGACGTCTCCGCTGCCGCACTCGTCGTCATATCCCAGGCACTCGTAGCTTTCACCAGCAACTCCTCAGTAGATCTCGTATCCCTCGGGATGCCGGGCCAAAGCTCCTCCTCTCCATTTGTCCCTGCACACAACGCCGTGCTGATCAACACCCTGTGGTACCTATTGTTGGCCACAAGTATCGCGACTTCGTTCTTGGCTATGCTCGCAAAAGACTGGTGCCGTTCATTCGAGACCGGTCGCTCGGGACATCCCTGGGAGCAGGCTCAGCGTCGGCAGCGCAAGTGGATGATGATCGAACAATGCAAGATGCATGAGCTAATTTTGGTGCTACCATCGCTTATACATGTCTCTCTTT CGTTCTTTACGTTCATCGAACTTGTGTTTTCTTAG
- a CDS encoding mediator of RNA polymerase II transcription subunit: protein METKVQPQFFQQAPDKAQQMDDPWLEQDKYSAKPTKDARVWKVYVKEADMLDAELVDGWNKQATQLTNDHD, encoded by the exons ATGGAAACCAAGGTCCAGCCTCAATTTTTCCAACAAGCACCTGACAAG GCACAACAGATGGATGATCCCTGGTTGGAGCAAGACAAGTACAGTGCCAAGCCAACAAAAGATGCAAGAGTATGGAAGGTATATGTGAAGGAAGCTGACATGTTGGATGCAGAGCTTGTTGATGGCTGGAACAAGCAAGCAACTCAGCTAACTAATGATCATGACTAA
- a CDS encoding Transposable element Tcb2 transposase yields the protein MARYTSPETKAQIIALKKLKYSDQAIVQLLQPQTKVSHATVGRIWAKYGLTDCPLDRHNPIPGRPQKLTPSDVRFAALALARSRVPTAANIRRQYFPAVGSSTLRRYLQELGLRPYKRRRVPLLTYRHRKARRAWAHSQLFWPQSRWDDIVFLDEVRIELFGANSGQYYWRRPSESPYNPRYTKKTISHGGGGIFIWGCITREGVGQLYLIRRKLNAPGYIEILGDAFFGTLADYKITPFNITFQHDRDPKHTARLTQRWLASWGVSVLPWPSKSPDLNIIENVWWHLKERVRTHRPPASNKEELWKIVRDEWKQISPKYIGDLYDSLPR from the coding sequence ATGGCTCGATACACTAGTCCCGAGACTaaggctcagataattgcgctgaaaaagctcaaatACTCAGATCAGGctattgttcagcttttgcaacctCAGACCAAGGTCTCTCACGCAACTGTTGGTCgtatctgggccaagtatggacttacTGACTGCCCACTCGATCGACacaatcccattcctgggcgCCCACAAAAATTAACCCCCAGCGACGTCAGATTTGCCGCTTTGGCCCTAGCTCGGAGTAGAGTACCGacagcagcaaatattagacggcagtacttccctgcCGTCGGGTCCTCTACCCTCCGCCGCTACCTccaagagctgggtttacgGCCGTACAAACGCCGCCGAGTACCCCTGCTCACTTATCGGCATAGAAAAGCCCGTCGCGCGTGGGCCCACAGTCAattattctggccacaatcaCGCTGGGACGACATTGTCTTCTTGGACGAAGTCCGAATTGAGTTATTTGGGGCCAACAGCGgccaatattactggaggcGGCCTAGTGAGTCCCCGTATAATCCCCgatacaccaaaaagacgatatctcatggtggcgggggtatcttcatttgggggtgcattacCCGAGAGGGAGTCGGGCAATTGTACCTTATACGACGCAAGCTGAACGCCCCgggatacattgaaatccttggggacgccttctttggaaccctCGCCGACTATAAAATCACCCCGTTCAACATTACATTCCAGCACGACCGAGATCcgaagcatacagccaggctgacacaaCGTTGGCTCGCCAGTTGGGGCGTAAGCGTCCTCCCATGGCCGTCAAAAAGCCCGGATTTGAATATAATCGAGAACGtctggtggcatctgaaggagCGCGTGCGTACTCACCGACCTCCCGCTTCAAATAAggaagaattatggaaaatagtgagggacgaatggaaacaaatttccccaaaatatattggcgatttgtatgattcattacCGCGTTGa